A genomic window from Arthrobacter globiformis includes:
- a CDS encoding SGNH/GDSL hydrolase family protein, translating to MTAKKPLRRRIARFTGVLAALLLAGLTAAPASADRFDSYVALGDSYAAGQGAGPYVDACLRSDHSYPALLDAARKISLTGSAACSGATTGTVRAEQIPSLSKKVDLVTVTAGGNDLDSIGALVICSQDTGPACPAALAQRAAVLQQALNSPATSPFFQDLLAMLADVKAKAPRADIYVTGYPLLFEPGSGPAADPVNGLTQQLNAVIANAARAADGGRSKVHYVDVSRAFAGHGIGSPQPWIVGLPPLCTATATCGTSSADIFHPTADGYAEGYAASIRAALD from the coding sequence ATGACAGCCAAAAAGCCTTTGCGACGGCGGATCGCCCGTTTTACCGGCGTCCTGGCGGCCTTGCTTCTGGCCGGCCTGACCGCCGCACCGGCATCCGCAGACCGGTTCGATTCCTATGTCGCCCTGGGCGATTCGTATGCCGCGGGCCAAGGCGCCGGGCCGTACGTGGACGCATGCCTGCGGAGTGACCACAGCTATCCGGCGCTGCTGGACGCGGCGCGCAAGATCAGCCTTACCGGGAGTGCGGCCTGCAGCGGCGCCACCACAGGCACCGTCCGGGCCGAGCAGATCCCCTCGCTGAGCAAGAAGGTGGACCTGGTGACCGTGACCGCCGGAGGCAACGACCTCGACTCCATTGGCGCGCTGGTGATCTGTTCGCAGGACACCGGTCCGGCGTGCCCTGCTGCCCTGGCCCAGCGGGCAGCAGTCCTGCAACAGGCCCTCAACAGCCCGGCGACGAGCCCGTTCTTCCAGGACCTTCTGGCCATGCTGGCGGATGTCAAGGCGAAGGCACCGCGTGCTGACATCTACGTGACGGGGTATCCGCTGCTGTTCGAGCCTGGCAGCGGCCCGGCTGCTGATCCGGTGAACGGGCTAACGCAGCAGCTGAACGCGGTCATTGCCAACGCCGCCCGGGCAGCCGACGGCGGTCGCTCGAAGGTTCACTACGTGGACGTGTCTCGCGCGTTTGCTGGCCATGGAATCGGATCACCGCAGCCGTGGATCGTGGGCCTGCCGCCGCTTTGTACCGCCACCGCTACGTGCGGCACGTCGTCCGCGGACATCTTCCACCCGACGGCCGACGGCTACGCCGAGGGTTACGCGGCCTCTATCAGGGCCGCTCTGGACTAG